The DNA window GCGTCCGGCCGTCCCCGCACTCCTCCACACGCCACCACTCCGCGTCCGTCCCCAGCCGCACGAGCTCTCCGCGGGATCCCGGCCCTCCATTCCGCGTCGAGGCCGACACGACGGCCAGatcccgcccgcgccgccgccaagGCCAAGCCGCCTCTCCTCCGCCTAACAACGCCTCGCGACGCCTCGACGCGCACGAAACCGACGACGACCCAGTCTCCAGCCCCGCCGCGATGGCCATGGCCGTGATCCGCCTCGCGTGCCCCGCTGCCATGCGCCCGTCGTCGGCCGCCGCCGCGTCCCCGTCGCTACGGCCACGGCTGCGCCGCCTCCGCGTCGTGAGGTGCCGCGCCGGCggggagggagggaaggaggagggggagggggaggccgCCGAGGCGCCCGAGTCGCTCTTCGCCAGGGAGCTCCGGCGCCGCGGTATGGCGCCGGGGGCCGCCGCTACGCCGGCCGCGGGCGCTAATAAGGAGGCGGAGGAGGGGGCGCCGGAGGCCGGGACCAAGCGCCGGGTGGCGGCCGCCGAGTTCCAGCGCGGCGCCGCGGCGGACATCCAGCGGGAGCGGTCCATGGCGCTCAACAGCGAGGGCCTCGAGGTGCGCTTGCCGTCCCCcactttccctctctctctctctcgcgcgcgccaTTTTGATCGGCTTTTCCCGAGCTGGAAGATCAATTTTTTTGTAGCATGGCCAAGTTGAATGAGGCAAGAACTGGATATCGTGTTGTACTAGTAATTGAAAAATGGAAACGTGAGCGTTGTACTAGGAAGACAGCGCAACAATCACGTTTGTGAATACTGCATAGGAGACAAATTGGTCTTCAAAAATCTTCAATAATCCTAAGCTGGAAGCCTTGAAAAATGGTGATTGTTGCTCTGTCTTCCTAGTGCTAGTAGGTAGAGATGTACTGTTGTGAATAGGAGACAAATTGGGCTTCTTTGTGTGATTCTATTGGTACTTCTGCATCAACATCGCTTCTGGTTTGTAGGAAAAATTTGTCAATTTCCTGAGCATTAGTTTTATCCTTTTTGGTAGGTAAACATGAGCTGATGAGCAGTGCTTTTGGCATATGGTGTGTGTTAGAGCATCGTCGGAATTCCTGGGGCCTGATTAGTACAATTCTTTTATCAGTTCTGTGTTGATAGTTGAACCCATGCTCATGTATCCATGTAACCCATGCTCATGTATCCATGTTTATATCAGTTAGTCATGTTCAGAAGAATATTCACCTGTCAACTATCTATTCAGCAGTACTATATGATAATCAGATAATCAACAGCTGTTCTGTCTTCACCTTATCATTATTTACTGAAGATTTTTTGTCTAGTACCGGTTATCAGAGCAGTAACAATGTGATAATAAAATAACCAGTGACTTGCCTTTCCCTTGTAATTGTTTATTTCTTTTCACAGGGTCTTGTTCCTCGGGCAAAGTTACTACTATCACTTGGCAGTACCTTCTTTCTGGCATTTGGGCCCCTGATTCTTGTCACCGTTTCTCTTTTTGCTGGTTTATATGTGGTAAGCCCCTGCTAATCTCACCTCTCATGTGCCAAATGGTCGATATGTGCTCTGTTCTTAGTTTTCTTTCTGCTTGCATCCATTACCTGACTCCGAATCTGATTATTTGTTTTAGCATAATTGAACAAACTCTGTTAAAATGGATACAGATCTGTACAGTGAATGGTACAGTTGCAATGGCAGCACTGCATTTGACTATGTTGGAAAATATAGAAATCCAAACTCCGTTGTTTTCAACTACTGCTATTGAGTTGTCGTTTACTCATCTGGAATATGCATGCAGAGTAGCTTTATCTAGCTGACAGCTTCTACTGATCTTAGATGTTTGTATAGTTGAATGGACCATAGTGTCCGCATCGTTATTGACCTGGTTTCTCGTTGCAGTACTTTGGACCGAGTTTTGTACACGATGCGAGCAAGACACCGGTGTCGGTGCCACCATACATTGATCCATACGAGCTACTGGAGGACGAGAGGCTCAGCCGGCCCTCCCCAGATGTATTCTGAACCTGAACAGTGCAAGAACCAGTGCAGAAGTGATTAGAAGAAATAGTCATACATAGCGCAACATTCTCTTTTTTTACTAGACGTGTAGTTGTAAATACAACTATAGCTGTAGACTGTTATAATCAAAATCTTCAATTCGCAGTGTTCCATCCATTGATTTCACGTCAACCTCGGCGGCCATGCCTCATGTCGGAACAGACTGAAATCTTCCGAGCTCTGTCAGTGCCTTGTTTTTTAGCTGGTTCATAGTCTCATTCTGCTGTATCTCCTGCATGTTCCCACGAGTCGGGCACATAGAAGTGGATGAGGTGGGCGCCATAGTCCACTTAGTGTGCTTCTTTAAGATATATATTCTAAATGAGCTCAAAGTATATTttgattttttgttttttctatttAAAAAGGTGTTAAAAACAGTTTGTTTTGGCTTCCAAACTTTTAAGTAAAAGAAATTTAAAAATGGGTTCTATAAATATATGGTTTAACAGGGGATTCCCCAAATTTGTTTAAAACGATTTGAGAGTTTTTAACGTAAAGGGTTTTGGAAGTGATCAAAATCCAAtcttaagaaaaagaagaaaaagaaaagcttCCTTTTTTTAGGCCGCCATTCTCCTTTCGGCCCAGTCCTTCTCTCTTTCTGGGCTGTacccctctttttttttcttaccACGCAAGCCCTTTTCCCTCGTGGGTTTGGCCCTAAACCCGAAACCCTTTTGTTCCGCCGCGCCTCCTTGCACTTGGGCCGGCCCGTTACCTCGGCCCAGCGGAAGATCCGTCCAGCACCAGAACCTTCTTCTTCCCTTGCCCTCGATCCGTGCGACTCCACGTCACAGAATAAATCGGGCGCCCCTGTTGTTTCCAAACCTCGCCTGCCGGCGCCGCCTCTGATCTCTCCGCCCACCGCTTCTCCGGCGTCCATAGCACGAGGATGATTCCGGCCGTATCCACCGCCAAGATTGATCCCATCGGGCTCGCCATCGTTCGCTGCAGCTGCAGCCATGGAGCCGCTCCACACACCTTGTCGTGCGCCTCTGCCGGAGATCGTCGTCAGGCCGTGCGCGCTGCCGTCTGGGCGCCATGGTCGGGCCTGCTCCCGTCACCACACGCCATCGTCACCAAGCCGCCCTGACCGCTCGATGGCCCACCGATGGCCAAGATTGACAGCTGACCGAAGTCAACATCACCGCTCGGCCGAGGAAGAGCCGGTCAGCGCCGGCGTGTCTGCAGAAAAGGTCCCTGCCTCTCTCGTTTCTCTGATTTTACATATGAAAATGTGCGTCTTGGTTGCTATGGGAAATCGCAAAAAAACGTATTTATCTTTTGCAAAAATGCTCCTGATACCTGTTTTTAATCATAACTTACCAGCTTTAAATCGGTTTTTGATGAAACTAACACTCACGAGTTCGTAACAACGTATAGTATAAATTTATCATGATTTAGTGTTGCTGCTGTTGATGTTTGTTGTGTGGTTTTATTTATTGTTTATTTGTTTGCATGTACCGATTATGTTCTCGTGTGGGTTCATCGTTCGTTACGCTTAGGCGGAGAGCAGTTCATGATCATCGAAGACCAAGCATTTGAATAGTTCTGAGTAGCAGCAGTTTGGAGAAAGGTTAGTGTCCCTGGTCCCTTGACCATATTCTTTATCTATACATACAGCTTAATTCACTTTTTATTCATACAAGTGTCTACTTTTGCATACTCACTAAGTTTCAAATTTTTCCTTTCGTGGGTTTACACATGGGTAGTAGTAGTCTTGCTTAGCTAGTTCAACCATGCTAATGACATACGCTCTGTAATTTTGACTAATGGTTTATACAACACTTGGTAATAAAATGCTAGCTTTTTAGCAACGTGGCATCTAGGGTCTGTGCGTTGGGTTTCTTTACCTATTCGTGGTCGTGGACCATCCATCTAGGACATACAAACATAAAGGGTGTAGCCACAAGTACCCTGCTAATGGATTGGGCTGGAATGGGTTAAGCAGTTTGGATtgtggtcggatggctctaggtTGGGAGCAATAGTTTTCACGTGCGTCTTGGGCATGATAGATTTGGGGGTACGGGGTAATGGATTGGGCTGGTTTGGTTGGAATCACAACTTTTGAGGTTCAAAACAGTTCCCAACCCATGCTTAGATAATAAATGTTGGAATCCTCGGTACAATTTTCTTGGTGTACAGTGGTTGGGACGTCTCAGCGAGAACTCGATGGCAACATTTGAGTGTTGGGCCAGAATGCAGCCTAGATTCGGTAGTTTTTTCTATAAACATTTCCTTTTCAGAAGATATTCACCATACTAATTTGTGAAAAATAGTGAAGCAGAAAGCAACAACATTGCTTCGAATAATTTGATCATTATATAAATTAAATCAAGCAACCAAACTCGTGGTAGAAATATTAAATAGTCTAGATACTTTGATTATTACAAACTAAATGCAGCAACCAAATACGTAGGCAACATTGCGCAGTCTACATATTTTGAATCTTTCTAACCAATGAAAAGCCACAAAGTGACACTTATTGAACTAAATTCATGTCCTTCATATATTGAAAGTGCATGTCAAAAACGTGTAAATAATCTCAATATTATTTATTTCTCTAAATCGGTGAGTAGGCATCATGGCTTCTCCATGAGACAACACAGCGTCATGGGCAAATTCTTCAAATTGGTGACGTTCGGCTTCATCAACAAGCAGACGATTACGTTGGCCTATAAACAAAAAACTTTTGGATTAGTGCTATATCTGAGAAATTAAATCAATGAATTATTCCAAAAGAACTTCACCTTGAAATGCATACGGCTGATTACAAATACGAATAGGACATAATACCATTTGTTTGAATTTAGTAGTGGTCACTCCACCTATCATGCATGAGCAAAAAAATGTAATAACTGAAACTTTAATTAATCAAGAGATATGAGGACATCGGTAATGCAGTACCTCTCCTTTTATTCATTTGTACATGGAGGACAGCTAAAGTGCGCAACTCTGATGCCGCTTGCCGCCATTCCCATATGTGACGCAATAGGTGTGGTTCCTTGACGTTTGTTATGATGCACTTGTACCTACAAGTTACAAAATTGATTCGCATCGATCAATGATAAAATTTTTAATCTAATATCTCTCACAACTAAACAAATACCTTTCATTCATCACCACCACATGTCTCTACGGACGCATCTGGAAGTCATCCCTTTCTTGGATATCAGACACATACACAACCATACCAATGACATCTACAAACACAAATGATATGTATTGATGGAATAGGAGCATGAATAGTTAACTACATGATTTTAAATATAGGCGTATGAGATATACCTGCAAAAATGGACTCATCCTGATCATATACATCCTCGATTTCCAAAAAGGTATGAGGACACTGAGTAATCCAGATAGTTCTCTGTGGTGCATTAACCATAGTTTGTGGAGATAGAACGACATAGTCGTCAGCACATAAACAGAAATGTAGCACAAGCGATCAACATAAGTAGGCGCGAAGCCAATTCTCATGAAGTCATAAGCTATTCTCATGAAGACATAAGTAGGCGCGAAGCCAATCCGCATACGACCGGGGCGCATCGCCAGCCCCCATCCACTTCCCTCCCAACAATTTCAAGCACTCTTTGACTCTCTTTTCAAAGTCCTTTTCATCTTTCCCTCGCGGTACTTATTCGCTATCAGTCTCTCGCCTGTATTTAGCCTTGGACAGAGTTTACCACCCAATTTGGGCTGCATTCCCAAACAACCCGACTCATTGACGGCGCCTCGTGGTGCGGCAGGGTCTAGGCCGGACGGGGCTCTCACCCTCCCAGGTGTCCCTTTCTAGGGAACTTGGGCCCGGTCCGTCGCTGAGGACGCCTCTCCAGACTACAATTCGGGTGATGAGGCCACCCGATTCTCAAGTTGGGCTAGTCCCGGTTCGCTCGTCGTTACTAGGGGAATCCTTGTAAGTTTCTTCTCCTCCGATTATTTATATGCTTAAACTCAGCGGGTAGTCCCGACTGACCTGGGGTCGCGGTCCGAGCGACGATGCGCTGCGGTGATCCATGGGTCCTTAGGGCTGATGCGCCAGCCGATAGCCGGGGCACTACACCGAGAACAACGGAGTGTCTCCCACCACGTGCTGTGCCCGACACGATTCACCGGTAGCCCCAACTTTGGCCCACCACGCCCTACGGTGCGGGGGACCAAACACCAGTCCCTCCCCCTTGGGTGGGTTGGGAGTGTCTTTTGGCGTGACACCCAGGCAGACGTGCCCTCGGCCAGAAGGCCTCGGGCGCAACTTGCGTTCAAAAACTCGATGGTTCGCGGGATTCTGCAATTCACACCAGGTATCGCATTTTGCTACGTTCTTCATCAATGCGAGAGCCAAGATATCCATTGTCGAGAGTCATGTGGATTAAGATATCATCGCTGCGTGGGGAGCAGAAGGCAGGCCGATCGCTCCGCCGAGCAAGGCAATATAAGTGTTCCTTGACGCCTAAGGCGCCGTGGGTTCTGTTATGGCCCCTCCGCCCCGGGACGGAGCTCGGGGACCTAATGCCGAGCCGAAGCTCGGCGGCACGAGGGACTCGTTCGTGGTCTATTTTGTTTAAGGGTCACAACAATGATCCTTCCATAGATTCACCTACGGAAATCTTGTTACGACTTTTCCTTCCTCTAAATGATAAGGTTCAATGGACTTC is part of the Miscanthus floridulus cultivar M001 chromosome 9, ASM1932011v1, whole genome shotgun sequence genome and encodes:
- the LOC136482265 gene encoding uncharacterized protein encodes the protein MAMAVIRLACPAAMRPSSAAAASPSLRPRLRRLRVVRCRAGGEGGKEEGEGEAAEAPESLFARELRRRGMAPGAAATPAAGANKEAEEGAPEAGTKRRVAAAEFQRGAAADIQRERSMALNSEGLEGLVPRAKLLLSLGSTFFLAFGPLILVTVSLFAGLYVYFGPSFVHDASKTPVSVPPYIDPYELLEDERLSRPSPDVF